One genomic region from Mesorhizobium terrae encodes:
- a CDS encoding N-acetylmuramic acid 6-phosphate etherase, translated as MAQKRTEAKHRDAEGLDVRAPEAVLASLAEAQIEAASAVREAIPAIASAAALIADRLNAGGKLVYAAAGSSGLMALADALELPGTFGIDRSRIAILIAGGQEAFQTLAGGPEDDEGEAAEAVEGANIGKNDCLIALSASGSTPYAVRALLEAKRRGAATIAVANNGETPLLQAADVAILLKTPPEVIAGSTRMGAGTAQKIALNMLSTLAAIHLGHVHDGYMVNLLADNAKLRDRAARIVAAVTGRDRGDAERSLEMSGGAVKTAILLAAGATSVDAAEKILEKTGQRLRPALSAIRGEQGGESLPSRQNRT; from the coding sequence ATGGCGCAGAAGCGCACCGAAGCGAAGCATCGCGACGCGGAAGGCCTGGATGTCCGGGCTCCGGAAGCTGTTTTGGCTTCGCTTGCGGAAGCCCAGATCGAGGCTGCGTCCGCTGTCCGTGAGGCCATCCCCGCCATTGCCTCCGCAGCTGCGTTGATCGCCGATCGTTTGAATGCGGGTGGCAAGCTCGTCTATGCCGCGGCCGGCAGTTCCGGCCTGATGGCTCTGGCCGACGCCCTCGAATTGCCGGGCACGTTCGGCATCGACCGCAGTCGCATCGCCATCCTGATTGCCGGTGGGCAGGAAGCATTCCAGACTCTCGCCGGTGGCCCCGAGGACGACGAGGGCGAGGCGGCCGAAGCCGTTGAAGGTGCTAATATCGGCAAGAACGATTGCTTGATAGCATTGTCGGCCAGCGGCTCGACCCCCTATGCCGTACGGGCATTGCTGGAAGCCAAGCGTCGCGGCGCGGCAACCATCGCCGTGGCCAACAATGGCGAGACGCCGCTGCTGCAGGCCGCCGATGTCGCGATCCTCTTGAAGACGCCGCCGGAAGTCATCGCCGGCTCCACCCGCATGGGTGCAGGCACCGCCCAGAAAATCGCGCTCAACATGCTGTCGACCCTGGCCGCCATCCATCTCGGCCATGTCCATGACGGCTATATGGTCAATCTTCTCGCCGACAACGCCAAACTGCGCGATCGCGCTGCCCGGATTGTCGCCGCCGTCACCGGGCGCGACCGCGGCGATGCCGAACGGTCGCTCGAAATGAGCGGCGGCGCCGTCAAGACCGCCATTCTGCTCGCTGCCGGCGCCACCAGCGTCGATGCTGCCGAGAAGATACTGGAGAAGACTGGCCAGAGGTTGAGGCCGGCCCTTTCCGCCATCAGAGGAGAGCAGGGAGGCGAAAGTCTCCCATCTCGTCAAAACCGAACCTGA
- a CDS encoding GntR family transcriptional regulator — MSDAGDAIFASLKQASQSGAPLYLQLRRSIEDAVNRGAIGPGDALPSERDIASMADISRVTVRKAVQDLVKGGILVQRHGSGTFVAPRMERVEQSLSRLTSFTEDMARRGKAVRSTWLDRGLYAPSPEEMMVLGLAASEMVARVARLRIANDTPLAIERASLSASALPDPTAVGSSLYAALEERGSRPVRAVQRISAVNLNEADARLLEAPTGSASLRIERISYLASGKVIEFTRSVYRGDAYDFVAELRLGVTNDDTGVRP; from the coding sequence ATGAGCGACGCCGGCGACGCCATCTTTGCTTCGCTGAAACAGGCTTCGCAAAGCGGTGCGCCACTTTACCTGCAGCTTCGCCGCAGCATCGAGGATGCCGTCAATCGTGGCGCGATCGGCCCGGGCGACGCACTGCCTTCGGAGCGCGACATCGCCTCCATGGCCGATATCTCTCGCGTTACCGTGCGCAAGGCAGTGCAGGATCTGGTCAAGGGCGGCATTCTCGTCCAACGTCATGGTTCCGGCACCTTCGTGGCGCCCCGCATGGAGCGCGTCGAGCAGTCGCTGTCGCGGCTCACCTCCTTCACCGAGGACATGGCGCGTCGCGGCAAGGCGGTGCGCTCGACCTGGCTCGATCGCGGGCTCTATGCGCCCTCGCCCGAAGAGATGATGGTGCTGGGACTGGCCGCCAGCGAGATGGTAGCGCGGGTGGCACGCCTGCGCATTGCCAACGATACGCCGCTGGCGATCGAGCGCGCCTCGCTTTCGGCCAGCGCCTTGCCCGATCCGACCGCGGTCGGCTCCTCGCTCTATGCGGCGCTGGAGGAACGGGGCAGCCGGCCGGTGCGCGCCGTGCAACGAATTTCCGCCGTCAATCTCAACGAGGCCGACGCGCGACTGCTCGAAGCGCCGACCGGCTCCGCCTCGTTGCGCATCGAGCGCATATCCTATCTCGCCAGTGGCAAGGTGATCGAATTCACCCGGTCGGTCTATCGCGGCGATGCCTATGACTTTGTCGCCGAGCTCAGGCTTGGCGTAACCAACGACGACACTGGAGTACGGCCATGA
- a CDS encoding N-acetylglucosamine kinase, whose translation MTFVLGIDGGGTSCRAALATADGAILGRAKAGAANIRSDLTGARTNIVEAARQAFLAAGEDPDLIPQTPAVLGLAGANVGTYKQQLEAILPFSRSSVETDAEIALEGAVGSGDGAMAILGTGTAYMVRKNGKSRPIGGWGFQVGDQGSGARIGRDLLEQTLLAYDGVREPSPLTAEMMGVFRNNPQDVVEFTTNAKPGDFGGFAPKVFDYAAKGDAVATWIVDKAVADVEASLGVLGLEAGDPLCLLGGLAPLYAPRLSERHRALLKTPLDDALGGAVRMAVRMFAAPVEAAR comes from the coding sequence GTGACTTTCGTGCTCGGCATCGATGGCGGCGGCACCAGCTGCAGGGCGGCGCTGGCAACGGCGGACGGCGCGATCCTGGGTCGCGCCAAGGCCGGTGCCGCGAACATCCGTAGTGATCTAACCGGCGCCCGCACCAACATCGTCGAAGCCGCCAGGCAAGCGTTTCTCGCGGCCGGCGAAGACCCCGATTTGATCCCGCAGACACCAGCCGTGCTCGGATTGGCCGGCGCCAATGTCGGCACCTACAAGCAGCAACTCGAGGCGATCCTGCCCTTCAGCCGTTCCAGCGTGGAGACGGATGCCGAGATCGCGCTGGAAGGCGCGGTCGGTTCCGGCGACGGCGCCATGGCGATCCTCGGCACCGGCACCGCCTATATGGTGCGCAAGAACGGCAAGTCGCGACCGATCGGTGGCTGGGGTTTTCAAGTGGGGGACCAGGGTAGCGGCGCACGCATCGGGCGCGACCTGCTCGAACAGACCCTGCTCGCCTATGACGGCGTCCGCGAGCCATCGCCGCTGACCGCCGAAATGATGGGCGTGTTCCGCAACAACCCGCAAGACGTGGTCGAGTTCACCACCAACGCCAAGCCCGGCGACTTTGGCGGCTTCGCTCCGAAGGTGTTCGACTATGCGGCCAAGGGAGACGCCGTCGCCACCTGGATCGTCGACAAAGCGGTCGCCGACGTGGAGGCCTCGCTCGGCGTACTCGGTCTGGAAGCTGGCGATCCTCTCTGCCTGCTCGGTGGCCTTGCTCCGCTCTATGCGCCGCGCCTTTCCGAGCGCCATCGCGCCTTGTTGAAGACGCCGCTCGACGATGCGCTGGGCGGCGCGGTGCGCATGGCGGTGCGCATGTTCGCCGCCCCGGTCGAGGCTGCGCGATGA